One window of Helicobacteraceae bacterium genomic DNA carries:
- a CDS encoding CapA family protein, whose protein sequence is MSGIGAKFGARRAALALIAGVLLAGCAVKQTPPPPQVVVVEKHPKERQEINVTLIAVGDNLIHKQLINRAKTKDGYDFAPFYQEVASVVKAADIAFINQETLISGERFGYSGYPAFNGPNEIGEAIYNLGFRAINHATNHAMDKGKKALLATMDYWKTKSGAIVLGVHASQKEREKPKIVEKGGVKIGFLAYTYGLNGIKLPKDSPYLVSLIDTKAMEQEIDALRKLCDFLVVSMHWGDEYARAPNKTQEKLARFLADRKVDLVIGHHPHVLQGARWIERKDGAKTLVYFSLGNFISAQNKKPRMLGGMAKVVLTSRDNNVSYKSAELLGVVTHFEKGASGFKVYLLDDYTQELANRHALSAKPEKLDLTYLRKLYDSVVPKSFRNAKRP, encoded by the coding sequence TTGAGCGGCATAGGAGCTAAGTTTGGCGCTCGCCGCGCCGCGCTCGCGTTAATCGCGGGCGTTTTGCTCGCTGGTTGCGCCGTAAAGCAAACGCCGCCGCCGCCGCAAGTCGTCGTCGTCGAAAAACATCCAAAAGAGCGCCAAGAGATAAACGTTACGCTGATCGCGGTCGGCGATAATCTTATTCACAAGCAGTTGATCAATCGCGCCAAAACAAAGGACGGCTACGATTTCGCGCCGTTTTACCAAGAGGTCGCCAGCGTCGTCAAAGCCGCCGATATAGCCTTTATCAATCAAGAGACGCTAATTTCAGGCGAGCGTTTTGGCTATTCGGGCTATCCCGCGTTTAACGGACCAAACGAGATTGGCGAGGCGATCTACAATCTTGGTTTCAGAGCGATCAACCACGCCACCAACCACGCTATGGACAAAGGCAAAAAGGCGTTGTTGGCGACGATGGACTACTGGAAAACCAAATCCGGCGCGATCGTGTTAGGCGTTCACGCCTCGCAAAAGGAGCGCGAAAAACCCAAGATCGTAGAAAAAGGCGGCGTGAAAATCGGTTTTCTCGCCTATACATACGGTCTAAACGGCATTAAACTGCCCAAAGACTCCCCCTATTTGGTTTCGCTGATCGATACTAAGGCGATGGAACAAGAGATCGACGCGCTAAGAAAACTTTGCGATTTTCTTGTCGTCTCTATGCACTGGGGCGACGAATACGCGCGCGCGCCCAATAAAACGCAAGAAAAGCTGGCGCGGTTTTTAGCCGATCGCAAGGTCGATCTTGTGATCGGGCATCACCCGCACGTCTTGCAGGGCGCGCGATGGATCGAGCGCAAAGACGGCGCTAAAACGCTCGTCTATTTTTCGCTCGGCAACTTTATTTCGGCGCAAAACAAAAAACCGCGAATGCTCGGCGGTATGGCAAAAGTCGTATTAACCTCGCGCGATAACAACGTCTCGTATAAAAGCGCGGAGCTTTTGGGGGTCGTTACCCATTTTGAAAAAGGCGCTTCGGGCTTTAAGGTCTATTTGCTCGATGACTATACGCAAGAGTTGGCTAATCGCCACGCGCTTAGCGCCAAACCCGAAAAACTAGATTTAACCTACCTGCGAAAACTTTACGACTCCGTAGTTCCAAAATCGTTTAGAAACGCCAAGCGCCCCTGA